One genomic segment of Penaeus chinensis breed Huanghai No. 1 chromosome 13, ASM1920278v2, whole genome shotgun sequence includes these proteins:
- the LOC125031630 gene encoding uncharacterized protein LOC125031630 — translation MGVTLTVRMKSMGETRYVLEGSNVTLSCEFDLEGDDLYSLLWWRDGSVLLRYTSHGEDDLRNETMAEVEVETEDVLVLDPISNVTTRPLTWFPINGLKATLVEAGRPQELVLAQVNHNSAGVYTCEVTTEAPPTFLTANTSVTVHVVVPPTGLPVLQGTSGVVTEGQWIAAECDSAPALPTPSLAFFINKTPVVKAFMSASTVTSTSDHKRVVSRSVGFPAHRRLFSKGHLLLECRVTIESLVWTASTDLLLEGYDPADDVAGGGNQRPNWWCFLFVGGLWWMSSQL, via the exons ATGGGCGTGACCTTGACCGTGCGGATGAAGAGCATGGGCGAAACGAGGTACGTCTTGGAAGGAAGCAACGTGACCCTCTCCTGTGAGTTTGACCTTGAAGGAGACGACCTGTACTCTCTTCTGTGGTGGCGAGACGGCTCGGTCCTCCTGCGCTACACTTCGCATGgcg AGGACGACCTCCGTAATGAGACCATGGCGGAGGTCGAGGTCGAGACTGAGGACGTGCTGGTCCTCGACCCAATCAGCAACGTTACAACTCGACCTCTCACTTGGTTCCCCATCAACGGCCTGAAAGCTACGCTG GTTGAAGCTGGACGCCCTCAGGAACTCGTGCTGGCACAGGTCAACCACAATTCGGCAGGAGTGTACACGTGCGAGGTCACCACAGAAGCCCCGCCCACTTTCCTGACTGCCAACACCTCCGTCACTGTCCATGTTGTTG TGCCGCCCACGGGGTTGCCGGTTCTGCAAGGCACGTCTGGCGTCGTCACAGAGGGCCAGTGGATAGCAGCTGAGTGCGATTccgcccccgccctccccacgccctccctgGCCTTCTTCATCAACAAGACTCCT GTGGTGAAGGCGTTCATGTCGGCCTCGACCGTCACGAGCACCAGCGACCACAAACGCGTCGTCTCCCGCAGCGTCGGCTTCCCCGCCCACCGCCGCCTCTTCTCCAAGGGCCACCTCCTCCTCGAGTGCCGCGTCACCATCGAGAGCCTGGTCTGGACGGCCAGCACCGACCTCCTCCTCGAAGGTTACGACCCGGCGGACGATGTGGCTGGAGGCGGAAATCAAAGGCCTAATTGGTGGTGCTTCCTTTTCGTCGGGGGCCTATGGTGGATGTCTTCACaattgtaa